From Echeneis naucrates chromosome 7, fEcheNa1.1, whole genome shotgun sequence, one genomic window encodes:
- the rapgef3 gene encoding rap guanine nucleotide exchange factor 3 isoform X1: MTPSRAKIVITQANYFMENVVKSICSPPRRCTPEHGETPLPEALDSKDTMKQFLSDRVVKAARSVYSFIIARSPGLIRDRKYHLKTYRQCCSGKELVDWLMKQNDCLQSRSQAVGMWQVLVDEGILVHVKHELNFHDKDAQFFRFQDSDFGLNHITNERDSEDELQEALSLLSQLGPDALLTMILRKCPSQRSAEDLEVIYEELLHVKAAAHLSTSVRKELAAVLVFESHAKAGTVLFSQGDKGTSWYIIWKGSVNVITHGKGLVTSLHEGEDFGQLALLNDAPRAATIILREDNCHFLRVDKQDFIRILKDVEANTVRLEEHGKTVLVLEKSSNLAHQGGAGSNSKYTVRSGTPEKILEHLLETVKLDSNGNDAIEPCVTDFLLTHKVFMPSSQLCPALRHHYQAELSEGSDQEKAAYILNAKQKVVKLVAQWVVLYGLLLKEDPIALDFLESLKKEVAGDFRLSTLMKEQFRERRRTKVLESGYQSLSRIQQFDWFTNCEEPVGRLNPIRAQDKVLYEIYRPDSKPLTLMLPVNTSVQDVMSAIVTPGGDHILVRMNSTGERAQLKLDATAVYTALGLNERLFICTSSQMEQLTPIKEQQGPERGTTDVLEQMGSKDLANELTNYDWELFTAMHEVELIHYIFGRHKFPGSITANLERFVRRFNEVQYWVVTELCLCEDLVKRAVLLKKFIKIAAVLKEQKNLNSFFAVMFGLSNSAVHRLYKTWERIPSKTKRIYCAYERLMDPSRNHRAYRLAVAKLSPPYIPFMPLLLKDMTFIHEGNPNYLEKLVNFEKMQMIAKTVKIVRECRSQPYVPSSPQRGLADRMFLEGPATRISTYSDHAHPLRSPSNIRHYIQNLKVIDGQRKLTQLSRTLES; this comes from the exons ATGACTCCATCGAGAGCGAAAATTG TTATAACTCAAGCCAACTACTTCATGGAGAACGTGGTCAAATCCATCTGTTCTCCACCGAGACGCTGCACACCAGAACATGGAGAA ACTCCGCTGCCAGAGGCCTTGGATTCAAAGGACACGATGaagcag tTTCTTTCAGATCGAGTTGTAAAGGCAGCAAGATCAGTGTACAGCTTCATAATTGCGAGGAGCCCAGGTCTGATCCGGGACAGAAAGTATCACCTCAAAACATACAG ACAATGTTGCTCTGGAAAAGAACTCGTTGACTGGCTGATGAAACAGAACGATTGCCTCCAATCACGAAGCCAGGCAGTTGGGATGTGGCAGGTCCTGGTGGATGAAGGAATCCTGGTTCACG TGAAACATGAGTTGAACTTCCACGACAAGGACGCCCAGTTCTTCCGCTTTCAGGACTCGGACTTCGGCTTGAACCACATCACCAACGAGAGGGACTCGGAGGACGAGCTTCAGGAAgctctgtctcttctgtctcagCTGGGGCCTGACGCTCTGCTCACCATGATTCTACGCAAATG CCCCAGTCAGAGGAGTGCTGAGGACCTGGAGGTCATTTATGAGGAGCTGCTCCACGtcaaagctgcagctcatctctCCACCTCG GTGCGTAAGGAGCTGGCAGCAGTGCTGGTCTTTGAATCACATGCCAAGGCTGGAACAGTGT TGTTCAGTCAGGGGGACAAAGGCACCTCGTGGTACATCATCTGGAAAGGCTCTGTAAACGTGATCACACATGGGAAG GGGCTGGTGACTTCCCTGCACGAAGGCGAGGACTTTGGGCAGCTAGCTTTGCTGAACGATGCACCCCGTGCCGCCACCATTATCTTGAGAGAGGACAACTGTCATTTCCTCCGTGTTGATAAACAGGACTTCATACGCATCCTCAAG GATGTGGAGGCAAACACCGTGCGACTGGAGGAGCATGGGAAAACTGTGCTGGTGTTGGAGAAGAGCAGCAACCTGGCCCATCAAGGCGGAGCAGGAAGCAACAGCAA GTATACAGTCAGGTCTGGAACACCTGAGAAAATCCTGGAACACCTGCTGGAAACAGTAAAGCTGGACTCTAATGGAAACGATGCCATAG AACCTTGTGTGACCGACTTCCTGCTCACCCATAAGGTCTTCATGCCCTCCAGCCAACTGTGTCCTGCGCTGCGGCACCA CTACCAGGCAGAGCTCTCTGAGGGCTCCGACCAGGAGAAGGCTGCCTACATCCTCAACGCCAAGCAGAAGGTAGTGAAGCTGGTCGCCCAGTGGGTGGTGCTGTACGGCcttctgctgaaggaggaccCGATTGCTTTGGACTTCTTGGAG AGTTTGAAGAAGGAGGTGGCGGGTGATTTTCGTCTGTCCACCCTGATGAAAGAACAATtcagagaaaggaggagaacaAAAGt TTTGGAGAGCGGATATCAGTCACTGAGCAGG ATCCAGCAATTCGATTGGTTCACAAACTGCGAGGAGCCAGTGGGGAGGTTAAACCCAATCAGAGCCCAGGACAAAG TGCTGTACGAGATCTACAggccagacagcaaacctcTCACTCTGATGCTCCCAGTGAACACCTCGGTACAGGATGTGATGTCTGCGATAGTGACACCTGGTGGGGATCACATCCTGGTCAGAATGAACTCCACAGGAG AGAGAGCTCAGTTGAAGCTGGACGCGACGGCAGTCTACACCGCTTTGGGACTCAACGAGAGACTTTTCATCTGCACAAGCAGCCAAATGGAACAACTG acgcCCATCAAGGAGCAGCAGGGTCCAGAGAGAGGAACGACTGACGTCCTTGAACAGATGGGCTCCAAAGACCTCGCCAACGAACTCACCAATTACGACTGGGAGCTGTTCACTGCCATGCATGAG GTGGAGCTCATCCACTACATCTTCGGGCGCCATAAATTCCCCGGGTCCATCACGGCCAACCTGGAGAGGTTTGTGCGTCGCTTCAATGAGGTGCAGTACTGGGTGGTGACGGAGCTGTGTCTGTGCGAGGACCTGGTGAAACGGGCCGTcctgctgaagaagttcatcAAGATCGCTGCAGT CTTAAAGGAGCAGAAGAATCTCAATTCGTTCTTCGCTGTGATGTTTGGTTTGAGCAACAGTGCGGTCCACAGGCTTTACAAGACCTGGGAG AGAATACCCAGCAAGACGAAAAGAATTTACTGTGCTTATGAGCGGTTGATG GATCCTTCCCGCAACCATCGGGCCTACAGACTGGCTGTAGCCAAGCTCAGTCCTCCTTACATCCCCTTCATGCCTCTGCTGCTCAAAG ACATGACGTTCATCCACGAAGGGAATCCAAACTATTTGGAAAAGTTGGTGAATTTTGAGAAGATG CAAATGATTGCCAAGACAGTGAAAATCGTACGAGAATGCAGAAGCCAGCCTTATG TGCCTTCGTCTCCACAGAGAGGTCTGGCTGATCGGATGTTTCTGGAAGGGCCCGCCACCCGCATATCAACAT ACTCGGACCACGCACACCCTCTACGGAGTCCCAGCAACATCCGACACTACATCCAGAACCTGAAGGTGATCGACGGCCAGCGCAAGCTAACGCAGCTGTCAAGGACATTAGAAAGCTAG
- the rapgef3 gene encoding rap guanine nucleotide exchange factor 3 isoform X2, producing the protein MHLFRSHNYQVFPNRCPVETPTIRGISWTPLPEALDSKDTMKQFLSDRVVKAARSVYSFIIARSPGLIRDRKYHLKTYRQCCSGKELVDWLMKQNDCLQSRSQAVGMWQVLVDEGILVHVKHELNFHDKDAQFFRFQDSDFGLNHITNERDSEDELQEALSLLSQLGPDALLTMILRKCPSQRSAEDLEVIYEELLHVKAAAHLSTSVRKELAAVLVFESHAKAGTVLFSQGDKGTSWYIIWKGSVNVITHGKGLVTSLHEGEDFGQLALLNDAPRAATIILREDNCHFLRVDKQDFIRILKDVEANTVRLEEHGKTVLVLEKSSNLAHQGGAGSNSKYTVRSGTPEKILEHLLETVKLDSNGNDAIEPCVTDFLLTHKVFMPSSQLCPALRHHYQAELSEGSDQEKAAYILNAKQKVVKLVAQWVVLYGLLLKEDPIALDFLESLKKEVAGDFRLSTLMKEQFRERRRTKVLESGYQSLSRIQQFDWFTNCEEPVGRLNPIRAQDKVLYEIYRPDSKPLTLMLPVNTSVQDVMSAIVTPGGDHILVRMNSTGERAQLKLDATAVYTALGLNERLFICTSSQMEQLTPIKEQQGPERGTTDVLEQMGSKDLANELTNYDWELFTAMHEVELIHYIFGRHKFPGSITANLERFVRRFNEVQYWVVTELCLCEDLVKRAVLLKKFIKIAAVLKEQKNLNSFFAVMFGLSNSAVHRLYKTWERIPSKTKRIYCAYERLMDPSRNHRAYRLAVAKLSPPYIPFMPLLLKDMTFIHEGNPNYLEKLVNFEKMQMIAKTVKIVRECRSQPYVPSSPQRGLADRMFLEGPATRISTYSDHAHPLRSPSNIRHYIQNLKVIDGQRKLTQLSRTLES; encoded by the exons ATGCATCTGTTCCGGAGTCACAATTATCAAGTGTTCCCGAACCGCTGCCCGGTGGAAACGCCGACCATCCGGGGCATCAGCTGG ACTCCGCTGCCAGAGGCCTTGGATTCAAAGGACACGATGaagcag tTTCTTTCAGATCGAGTTGTAAAGGCAGCAAGATCAGTGTACAGCTTCATAATTGCGAGGAGCCCAGGTCTGATCCGGGACAGAAAGTATCACCTCAAAACATACAG ACAATGTTGCTCTGGAAAAGAACTCGTTGACTGGCTGATGAAACAGAACGATTGCCTCCAATCACGAAGCCAGGCAGTTGGGATGTGGCAGGTCCTGGTGGATGAAGGAATCCTGGTTCACG TGAAACATGAGTTGAACTTCCACGACAAGGACGCCCAGTTCTTCCGCTTTCAGGACTCGGACTTCGGCTTGAACCACATCACCAACGAGAGGGACTCGGAGGACGAGCTTCAGGAAgctctgtctcttctgtctcagCTGGGGCCTGACGCTCTGCTCACCATGATTCTACGCAAATG CCCCAGTCAGAGGAGTGCTGAGGACCTGGAGGTCATTTATGAGGAGCTGCTCCACGtcaaagctgcagctcatctctCCACCTCG GTGCGTAAGGAGCTGGCAGCAGTGCTGGTCTTTGAATCACATGCCAAGGCTGGAACAGTGT TGTTCAGTCAGGGGGACAAAGGCACCTCGTGGTACATCATCTGGAAAGGCTCTGTAAACGTGATCACACATGGGAAG GGGCTGGTGACTTCCCTGCACGAAGGCGAGGACTTTGGGCAGCTAGCTTTGCTGAACGATGCACCCCGTGCCGCCACCATTATCTTGAGAGAGGACAACTGTCATTTCCTCCGTGTTGATAAACAGGACTTCATACGCATCCTCAAG GATGTGGAGGCAAACACCGTGCGACTGGAGGAGCATGGGAAAACTGTGCTGGTGTTGGAGAAGAGCAGCAACCTGGCCCATCAAGGCGGAGCAGGAAGCAACAGCAA GTATACAGTCAGGTCTGGAACACCTGAGAAAATCCTGGAACACCTGCTGGAAACAGTAAAGCTGGACTCTAATGGAAACGATGCCATAG AACCTTGTGTGACCGACTTCCTGCTCACCCATAAGGTCTTCATGCCCTCCAGCCAACTGTGTCCTGCGCTGCGGCACCA CTACCAGGCAGAGCTCTCTGAGGGCTCCGACCAGGAGAAGGCTGCCTACATCCTCAACGCCAAGCAGAAGGTAGTGAAGCTGGTCGCCCAGTGGGTGGTGCTGTACGGCcttctgctgaaggaggaccCGATTGCTTTGGACTTCTTGGAG AGTTTGAAGAAGGAGGTGGCGGGTGATTTTCGTCTGTCCACCCTGATGAAAGAACAATtcagagaaaggaggagaacaAAAGt TTTGGAGAGCGGATATCAGTCACTGAGCAGG ATCCAGCAATTCGATTGGTTCACAAACTGCGAGGAGCCAGTGGGGAGGTTAAACCCAATCAGAGCCCAGGACAAAG TGCTGTACGAGATCTACAggccagacagcaaacctcTCACTCTGATGCTCCCAGTGAACACCTCGGTACAGGATGTGATGTCTGCGATAGTGACACCTGGTGGGGATCACATCCTGGTCAGAATGAACTCCACAGGAG AGAGAGCTCAGTTGAAGCTGGACGCGACGGCAGTCTACACCGCTTTGGGACTCAACGAGAGACTTTTCATCTGCACAAGCAGCCAAATGGAACAACTG acgcCCATCAAGGAGCAGCAGGGTCCAGAGAGAGGAACGACTGACGTCCTTGAACAGATGGGCTCCAAAGACCTCGCCAACGAACTCACCAATTACGACTGGGAGCTGTTCACTGCCATGCATGAG GTGGAGCTCATCCACTACATCTTCGGGCGCCATAAATTCCCCGGGTCCATCACGGCCAACCTGGAGAGGTTTGTGCGTCGCTTCAATGAGGTGCAGTACTGGGTGGTGACGGAGCTGTGTCTGTGCGAGGACCTGGTGAAACGGGCCGTcctgctgaagaagttcatcAAGATCGCTGCAGT CTTAAAGGAGCAGAAGAATCTCAATTCGTTCTTCGCTGTGATGTTTGGTTTGAGCAACAGTGCGGTCCACAGGCTTTACAAGACCTGGGAG AGAATACCCAGCAAGACGAAAAGAATTTACTGTGCTTATGAGCGGTTGATG GATCCTTCCCGCAACCATCGGGCCTACAGACTGGCTGTAGCCAAGCTCAGTCCTCCTTACATCCCCTTCATGCCTCTGCTGCTCAAAG ACATGACGTTCATCCACGAAGGGAATCCAAACTATTTGGAAAAGTTGGTGAATTTTGAGAAGATG CAAATGATTGCCAAGACAGTGAAAATCGTACGAGAATGCAGAAGCCAGCCTTATG TGCCTTCGTCTCCACAGAGAGGTCTGGCTGATCGGATGTTTCTGGAAGGGCCCGCCACCCGCATATCAACAT ACTCGGACCACGCACACCCTCTACGGAGTCCCAGCAACATCCGACACTACATCCAGAACCTGAAGGTGATCGACGGCCAGCGCAAGCTAACGCAGCTGTCAAGGACATTAGAAAGCTAG
- the rapgef3 gene encoding rap guanine nucleotide exchange factor 3 isoform X3 yields MENVVKSICSPPRRCTPEHGETPLPEALDSKDTMKQFLSDRVVKAARSVYSFIIARSPGLIRDRKYHLKTYRQCCSGKELVDWLMKQNDCLQSRSQAVGMWQVLVDEGILVHVKHELNFHDKDAQFFRFQDSDFGLNHITNERDSEDELQEALSLLSQLGPDALLTMILRKCPSQRSAEDLEVIYEELLHVKAAAHLSTSVRKELAAVLVFESHAKAGTVLFSQGDKGTSWYIIWKGSVNVITHGKGLVTSLHEGEDFGQLALLNDAPRAATIILREDNCHFLRVDKQDFIRILKDVEANTVRLEEHGKTVLVLEKSSNLAHQGGAGSNSKYTVRSGTPEKILEHLLETVKLDSNGNDAIEPCVTDFLLTHKVFMPSSQLCPALRHHYQAELSEGSDQEKAAYILNAKQKVVKLVAQWVVLYGLLLKEDPIALDFLESLKKEVAGDFRLSTLMKEQFRERRRTKVLESGYQSLSRIQQFDWFTNCEEPVGRLNPIRAQDKVLYEIYRPDSKPLTLMLPVNTSVQDVMSAIVTPGGDHILVRMNSTGERAQLKLDATAVYTALGLNERLFICTSSQMEQLTPIKEQQGPERGTTDVLEQMGSKDLANELTNYDWELFTAMHEVELIHYIFGRHKFPGSITANLERFVRRFNEVQYWVVTELCLCEDLVKRAVLLKKFIKIAAVLKEQKNLNSFFAVMFGLSNSAVHRLYKTWERIPSKTKRIYCAYERLMDPSRNHRAYRLAVAKLSPPYIPFMPLLLKDMTFIHEGNPNYLEKLVNFEKMQMIAKTVKIVRECRSQPYVPSSPQRGLADRMFLEGPATRISTYSDHAHPLRSPSNIRHYIQNLKVIDGQRKLTQLSRTLES; encoded by the exons ATGGAGAACGTGGTCAAATCCATCTGTTCTCCACCGAGACGCTGCACACCAGAACATGGAGAA ACTCCGCTGCCAGAGGCCTTGGATTCAAAGGACACGATGaagcag tTTCTTTCAGATCGAGTTGTAAAGGCAGCAAGATCAGTGTACAGCTTCATAATTGCGAGGAGCCCAGGTCTGATCCGGGACAGAAAGTATCACCTCAAAACATACAG ACAATGTTGCTCTGGAAAAGAACTCGTTGACTGGCTGATGAAACAGAACGATTGCCTCCAATCACGAAGCCAGGCAGTTGGGATGTGGCAGGTCCTGGTGGATGAAGGAATCCTGGTTCACG TGAAACATGAGTTGAACTTCCACGACAAGGACGCCCAGTTCTTCCGCTTTCAGGACTCGGACTTCGGCTTGAACCACATCACCAACGAGAGGGACTCGGAGGACGAGCTTCAGGAAgctctgtctcttctgtctcagCTGGGGCCTGACGCTCTGCTCACCATGATTCTACGCAAATG CCCCAGTCAGAGGAGTGCTGAGGACCTGGAGGTCATTTATGAGGAGCTGCTCCACGtcaaagctgcagctcatctctCCACCTCG GTGCGTAAGGAGCTGGCAGCAGTGCTGGTCTTTGAATCACATGCCAAGGCTGGAACAGTGT TGTTCAGTCAGGGGGACAAAGGCACCTCGTGGTACATCATCTGGAAAGGCTCTGTAAACGTGATCACACATGGGAAG GGGCTGGTGACTTCCCTGCACGAAGGCGAGGACTTTGGGCAGCTAGCTTTGCTGAACGATGCACCCCGTGCCGCCACCATTATCTTGAGAGAGGACAACTGTCATTTCCTCCGTGTTGATAAACAGGACTTCATACGCATCCTCAAG GATGTGGAGGCAAACACCGTGCGACTGGAGGAGCATGGGAAAACTGTGCTGGTGTTGGAGAAGAGCAGCAACCTGGCCCATCAAGGCGGAGCAGGAAGCAACAGCAA GTATACAGTCAGGTCTGGAACACCTGAGAAAATCCTGGAACACCTGCTGGAAACAGTAAAGCTGGACTCTAATGGAAACGATGCCATAG AACCTTGTGTGACCGACTTCCTGCTCACCCATAAGGTCTTCATGCCCTCCAGCCAACTGTGTCCTGCGCTGCGGCACCA CTACCAGGCAGAGCTCTCTGAGGGCTCCGACCAGGAGAAGGCTGCCTACATCCTCAACGCCAAGCAGAAGGTAGTGAAGCTGGTCGCCCAGTGGGTGGTGCTGTACGGCcttctgctgaaggaggaccCGATTGCTTTGGACTTCTTGGAG AGTTTGAAGAAGGAGGTGGCGGGTGATTTTCGTCTGTCCACCCTGATGAAAGAACAATtcagagaaaggaggagaacaAAAGt TTTGGAGAGCGGATATCAGTCACTGAGCAGG ATCCAGCAATTCGATTGGTTCACAAACTGCGAGGAGCCAGTGGGGAGGTTAAACCCAATCAGAGCCCAGGACAAAG TGCTGTACGAGATCTACAggccagacagcaaacctcTCACTCTGATGCTCCCAGTGAACACCTCGGTACAGGATGTGATGTCTGCGATAGTGACACCTGGTGGGGATCACATCCTGGTCAGAATGAACTCCACAGGAG AGAGAGCTCAGTTGAAGCTGGACGCGACGGCAGTCTACACCGCTTTGGGACTCAACGAGAGACTTTTCATCTGCACAAGCAGCCAAATGGAACAACTG acgcCCATCAAGGAGCAGCAGGGTCCAGAGAGAGGAACGACTGACGTCCTTGAACAGATGGGCTCCAAAGACCTCGCCAACGAACTCACCAATTACGACTGGGAGCTGTTCACTGCCATGCATGAG GTGGAGCTCATCCACTACATCTTCGGGCGCCATAAATTCCCCGGGTCCATCACGGCCAACCTGGAGAGGTTTGTGCGTCGCTTCAATGAGGTGCAGTACTGGGTGGTGACGGAGCTGTGTCTGTGCGAGGACCTGGTGAAACGGGCCGTcctgctgaagaagttcatcAAGATCGCTGCAGT CTTAAAGGAGCAGAAGAATCTCAATTCGTTCTTCGCTGTGATGTTTGGTTTGAGCAACAGTGCGGTCCACAGGCTTTACAAGACCTGGGAG AGAATACCCAGCAAGACGAAAAGAATTTACTGTGCTTATGAGCGGTTGATG GATCCTTCCCGCAACCATCGGGCCTACAGACTGGCTGTAGCCAAGCTCAGTCCTCCTTACATCCCCTTCATGCCTCTGCTGCTCAAAG ACATGACGTTCATCCACGAAGGGAATCCAAACTATTTGGAAAAGTTGGTGAATTTTGAGAAGATG CAAATGATTGCCAAGACAGTGAAAATCGTACGAGAATGCAGAAGCCAGCCTTATG TGCCTTCGTCTCCACAGAGAGGTCTGGCTGATCGGATGTTTCTGGAAGGGCCCGCCACCCGCATATCAACAT ACTCGGACCACGCACACCCTCTACGGAGTCCCAGCAACATCCGACACTACATCCAGAACCTGAAGGTGATCGACGGCCAGCGCAAGCTAACGCAGCTGTCAAGGACATTAGAAAGCTAG
- the rapgef3 gene encoding rap guanine nucleotide exchange factor 3 isoform X4 — MKQNDCLQSRSQAVGMWQVLVDEGILVHVKHELNFHDKDAQFFRFQDSDFGLNHITNERDSEDELQEALSLLSQLGPDALLTMILRKCPSQRSAEDLEVIYEELLHVKAAAHLSTSVRKELAAVLVFESHAKAGTVLFSQGDKGTSWYIIWKGSVNVITHGKGLVTSLHEGEDFGQLALLNDAPRAATIILREDNCHFLRVDKQDFIRILKDVEANTVRLEEHGKTVLVLEKSSNLAHQGGAGSNSKYTVRSGTPEKILEHLLETVKLDSNGNDAIEPCVTDFLLTHKVFMPSSQLCPALRHHYQAELSEGSDQEKAAYILNAKQKVVKLVAQWVVLYGLLLKEDPIALDFLESLKKEVAGDFRLSTLMKEQFRERRRTKVLESGYQSLSRIQQFDWFTNCEEPVGRLNPIRAQDKVLYEIYRPDSKPLTLMLPVNTSVQDVMSAIVTPGGDHILVRMNSTGERAQLKLDATAVYTALGLNERLFICTSSQMEQLTPIKEQQGPERGTTDVLEQMGSKDLANELTNYDWELFTAMHEVELIHYIFGRHKFPGSITANLERFVRRFNEVQYWVVTELCLCEDLVKRAVLLKKFIKIAAVLKEQKNLNSFFAVMFGLSNSAVHRLYKTWERIPSKTKRIYCAYERLMDPSRNHRAYRLAVAKLSPPYIPFMPLLLKDMTFIHEGNPNYLEKLVNFEKMQMIAKTVKIVRECRSQPYVPSSPQRGLADRMFLEGPATRISTYSDHAHPLRSPSNIRHYIQNLKVIDGQRKLTQLSRTLES; from the exons ATGAAACAGAACGATTGCCTCCAATCACGAAGCCAGGCAGTTGGGATGTGGCAGGTCCTGGTGGATGAAGGAATCCTGGTTCACG TGAAACATGAGTTGAACTTCCACGACAAGGACGCCCAGTTCTTCCGCTTTCAGGACTCGGACTTCGGCTTGAACCACATCACCAACGAGAGGGACTCGGAGGACGAGCTTCAGGAAgctctgtctcttctgtctcagCTGGGGCCTGACGCTCTGCTCACCATGATTCTACGCAAATG CCCCAGTCAGAGGAGTGCTGAGGACCTGGAGGTCATTTATGAGGAGCTGCTCCACGtcaaagctgcagctcatctctCCACCTCG GTGCGTAAGGAGCTGGCAGCAGTGCTGGTCTTTGAATCACATGCCAAGGCTGGAACAGTGT TGTTCAGTCAGGGGGACAAAGGCACCTCGTGGTACATCATCTGGAAAGGCTCTGTAAACGTGATCACACATGGGAAG GGGCTGGTGACTTCCCTGCACGAAGGCGAGGACTTTGGGCAGCTAGCTTTGCTGAACGATGCACCCCGTGCCGCCACCATTATCTTGAGAGAGGACAACTGTCATTTCCTCCGTGTTGATAAACAGGACTTCATACGCATCCTCAAG GATGTGGAGGCAAACACCGTGCGACTGGAGGAGCATGGGAAAACTGTGCTGGTGTTGGAGAAGAGCAGCAACCTGGCCCATCAAGGCGGAGCAGGAAGCAACAGCAA GTATACAGTCAGGTCTGGAACACCTGAGAAAATCCTGGAACACCTGCTGGAAACAGTAAAGCTGGACTCTAATGGAAACGATGCCATAG AACCTTGTGTGACCGACTTCCTGCTCACCCATAAGGTCTTCATGCCCTCCAGCCAACTGTGTCCTGCGCTGCGGCACCA CTACCAGGCAGAGCTCTCTGAGGGCTCCGACCAGGAGAAGGCTGCCTACATCCTCAACGCCAAGCAGAAGGTAGTGAAGCTGGTCGCCCAGTGGGTGGTGCTGTACGGCcttctgctgaaggaggaccCGATTGCTTTGGACTTCTTGGAG AGTTTGAAGAAGGAGGTGGCGGGTGATTTTCGTCTGTCCACCCTGATGAAAGAACAATtcagagaaaggaggagaacaAAAGt TTTGGAGAGCGGATATCAGTCACTGAGCAGG ATCCAGCAATTCGATTGGTTCACAAACTGCGAGGAGCCAGTGGGGAGGTTAAACCCAATCAGAGCCCAGGACAAAG TGCTGTACGAGATCTACAggccagacagcaaacctcTCACTCTGATGCTCCCAGTGAACACCTCGGTACAGGATGTGATGTCTGCGATAGTGACACCTGGTGGGGATCACATCCTGGTCAGAATGAACTCCACAGGAG AGAGAGCTCAGTTGAAGCTGGACGCGACGGCAGTCTACACCGCTTTGGGACTCAACGAGAGACTTTTCATCTGCACAAGCAGCCAAATGGAACAACTG acgcCCATCAAGGAGCAGCAGGGTCCAGAGAGAGGAACGACTGACGTCCTTGAACAGATGGGCTCCAAAGACCTCGCCAACGAACTCACCAATTACGACTGGGAGCTGTTCACTGCCATGCATGAG GTGGAGCTCATCCACTACATCTTCGGGCGCCATAAATTCCCCGGGTCCATCACGGCCAACCTGGAGAGGTTTGTGCGTCGCTTCAATGAGGTGCAGTACTGGGTGGTGACGGAGCTGTGTCTGTGCGAGGACCTGGTGAAACGGGCCGTcctgctgaagaagttcatcAAGATCGCTGCAGT CTTAAAGGAGCAGAAGAATCTCAATTCGTTCTTCGCTGTGATGTTTGGTTTGAGCAACAGTGCGGTCCACAGGCTTTACAAGACCTGGGAG AGAATACCCAGCAAGACGAAAAGAATTTACTGTGCTTATGAGCGGTTGATG GATCCTTCCCGCAACCATCGGGCCTACAGACTGGCTGTAGCCAAGCTCAGTCCTCCTTACATCCCCTTCATGCCTCTGCTGCTCAAAG ACATGACGTTCATCCACGAAGGGAATCCAAACTATTTGGAAAAGTTGGTGAATTTTGAGAAGATG CAAATGATTGCCAAGACAGTGAAAATCGTACGAGAATGCAGAAGCCAGCCTTATG TGCCTTCGTCTCCACAGAGAGGTCTGGCTGATCGGATGTTTCTGGAAGGGCCCGCCACCCGCATATCAACAT ACTCGGACCACGCACACCCTCTACGGAGTCCCAGCAACATCCGACACTACATCCAGAACCTGAAGGTGATCGACGGCCAGCGCAAGCTAACGCAGCTGTCAAGGACATTAGAAAGCTAG